Proteins from a genomic interval of Salmo trutta chromosome 39, fSalTru1.1, whole genome shotgun sequence:
- the LOC115179275 gene encoding zona pellucida sperm-binding protein 3-like, with translation MNLNSLPKEPVKFELKNPVSATSVAVQCREDVVQVKVKQDFLGEGPPIVRTNEVGVECHYIRKHNVTSNALKPTWVPFASTKVAEQQLVFSLMLMTFSSLSDDWQFERPSSIYFLGHVMSIEASIIQAHHTTLRVYVDSCVATLAPEMASKPRYSFIENHGCLTDARQTGSKSHFLQQTQDDKLQFQLEAFRFHQDERSSYITCHLRAMSASASIDSEHEACSFTTEANRFVYGD, from the exons ATGAACCTCAACAGCCTGCCAAAAGAGCCGGTGAAGTTTGAGCTGAAGAATCCAGTGTCTGCCACCAGTGTAGCGGTCCAGTGCAGGGAAGATGTGGTTCAGGTGAAGGTCAAGCAGGATTTCCTTGGGGAAGGCCCTCCCATTGTAAGAACAAATGAGGTTGGAGTTGAATGCCATTA CATCAGGAAGCACAATGTGACCAGTAATGCTCTGAAGCCTACCTGGGTTCCCTTTGCCTCCACCAAGGTCGCAGAGCAGCAGCTGGTCTTTTCTCTCATGCTCATGAC CTTTTCTTCTCTTTCAGATGACTGGCAATTTGAGAGGCCCTCCAGTATCTACTTTCTGGGGCATGTCATGAGCATTGAAGCCTCCATTATCCAAGCCCACCACACAACTCTCCGTGTCTACGTGGACAGCTGTGTAGCTACGCTGGCCCCTGAAATGGCCTCTAAACCTAGATATTCCTTCATTGAGAACCATGG GTGTCTGACTGATGCTAGACAGACAGGCTCTAAGTCCCACTTCCTGCAGCAAACCCAGGATGACAAACTCCAGTTTCAGCTTGAGGCCTTCAGGTTCCACCAAGATGAGAGGAGCTCT TACATCACATGTCATCTGAGAGCAATGTCGGCCTCTGCTTCCATTGACTCAGAACACGAGGCTTGCTCGTTTACTACAGAGGCAAACCGATTTGTCTATGGGGATTGA